GCCAATGAAAGTCGTATAGTGTTCTGTTATGGATATAAAAAACAAATTGATTTTATGGATACAGATTTTAATCTTATCAGAAGAGTGAAATTTAAGTATGCTTATCCTACTGTGATTAGTTCGGAAAATAATGGGGATGATAAAGTAAGTTATGTCTATGGCTATTTGGGTAAACGCTATTTATACGTGTTATTTTTTGGAACCTCATGGAAGGAAAATAGAGCGAATTCCACTCGCGGAACATTTCTTGAAGTATTTGATCTAGACGGCAATCCGATAGTCCGGTATCATTTAGATGGAAGGCGTCCTGTGTATTTTGCAGTCGATGAAGAGACCTTTACGCTTTATGGCGCAGGAGAGGACGGAGATCCGGAAGATAACTTGTTAGTATATAAATTAAAAGGACTTTCCTAACTTAAGGACCGATAGGGAAGTTGCCGGACATAGCTTTAATGAAACCAATTTGTGGGCAATTATATCCCTTTCTTTCGTAGTAGCGATTTTGTGATAGAAGAAGATAGATAAATTTATATTACATTTGCTTCAACTAATAGCAAAAATAAAATGATATTCTATTTTACAGGAACAGGGAACTCGTTATGGGTTGCAAAAAAATTAGGAGAGGAGCTGCATGAAACATTAGTTTCCATAGCTGAGGCAATGATTAAGAAAGAATTTGTCTATACACCAGAAGCGGAAGAAAAGCTTCTTTTTGTTTTCCCTATCCATTCCTGGGGGCTTCCGCTGTTAGTACGTCAATTTATGAAACATTTGGAAATACAAGGTTATGCCGGGCAATTCGTATATGCGGTTTGTACTTGTGGTGACGATTGTGGGATAACCAATAAAGTCTTGGGAAGATTACTTCATTTTAAGGGCTTGCCTCTTCACGCCGTTTTTTCCATACAAATGCCCAATAATTATATTTTGTTACCCGGTTTTGATGTAGATAAGAAGGAAGTGGAACAGAAGAAACTTAAAAATGCAGAAGAATATATACATGAGATATGCGAAATGTTAATGGGAAAAAGAATTATGAAGCCCCATTATATCCCAGGAAAATTTGCCGTCTTAAAAACCCGCTTGGTTTATCCTCTATTTGCTCGTTTTTTTGTAGGCAAGACTTCTTTTTATGCTACGGAAGCCTGTATATCTTGCGGGTTATGTGCTAAAATATGCCCTACCCGTACTATTTCTTTCCGCGAAAATAAGCCTGCATGGGGGCGTTCGTGTGTGCAGTGCCTGGCCTGTATCCATCGTTGTCCCGCTAAAGCTATCGAATGGGGAACAGAAACGCGAAGAAAAGGACGTTATCACCATCCCGGATTAAAATAAGCTTGTATTAAACACAGAAAATAATCTTCATAAAAAGGTATCTTTCAAAAAGAAAATTCCCGATAATTTGAAAAATGATCTCGATGGTTTTAATGAATCATCGGGATCATTTCAATGAAGAACAAGCTTATCTTGGTTTTAAAAAAATGAATTAACATGTTGAATAATAGAAAACCTTTTGCTCTTTCTCTCTCTAGAAAGTAAATTTGAATATAGGTAAAAAAAGTACTTTCTCTTTTTCATACAAGAGTATTTTTATATATGGAATTTATGTTACATTTGTAACACTTTATAAGGAAAACCCATGAAAAAACAATATTTGATTACCTCTATAAGAATATATATCTATCTATTGGTTTTAGTAGTTCTGTTTATTCATCCTATCCAAGCGGATGTAGTAGAAAGCGGCTTGCATATAAATGCCCATACCCATTTGGCAGAAAACCGGACTTCCTTAAACTTGGAAGAAGGGAAAGGAATAAAACTTACAGATGAAATGACCCTTTCTTTTGATATGATGATCAGGAAAGAGAAAGATTACTTTGGATTCGTTTTTCGCATAATATTAGACAAGAAAGAAAATATCGACTTGTTATTTTCTCTGGACAGACAGTACAAACCTTTCCCAGAACTAATAGTAGGCGATAATACATATCCGGTAAATGAGAAATTGGAGCTGGAAAAGTGGTTGCCCGTCGAAATAAAACTATCTAAAAAGCAAGAAAAGATCTGGTTTACTTATGATAATTTTACTTTCGAATTGTCTCATTCTTTTGAGAAAACCGGCGAATTGTATATCTCCTTCGGGAAATGTACCCATAGCAAGTTTACTTCTACCGATGTGGCTCCTGTTAATATAAAGAATATAAAAATATACGAAGGTAGGAAAATCATCAGGCATTGGGAACTAAATAAACATGAGGGAAATAATTGTTATGATTTAATAAACGGAAAAGTAGCAACCGCTCAATATCCGTCCTGGAGAATAGATGACCATTGGAAATGGCGTGAAGTCTCGGTTTCTCAAATCGATAACAATTCGCAATTTGCATTTGACGCAAAGAATGAAATTTTGTATATAGTGCCGGATGCAAAGAAAGTGATAGCTTTTGACGTAAATACGTTGCAAGAAAAAACTATCCCGGTAAAAGCAGGTTATCCGGCAGCCTGCAATTTTTCTCAATTGATTGTAGATACGGTAAATAACCGGTTGGTTTCGTTTAATATAGACAAGGAAAAAGTATCCTTTTTTTCTTTTGCCGACAATACTTGGAGCCAGAAAGAAAAAGAAGCATCTGAAAGTGCCTATTGGCACCATACTTCTGTTTTTTCGGGAACAGATACTTCTGTATATACTTTTGGAGGTTACGGGGGATATAAATATAATAATGTACTGGTACATTTTTATCCGGAAGGGAATAAATGGCAAAAGCAGACGGTAGGGAATATATTTCCCCGTTACTCTGCTGCTTCGGCGATAATAGGTAACGATTTGTATATATTTGGAGGCCGGGGAAGCAAAACCGGACGTCAGGAACTCGCTACCCAATACGCTTATGACCTGTATAAAATAAACATCGAATCGGGGAAAACTACGTTTGTAGGCGATTTTGCCATGGAAAACGTTACTTATTTGCCTGCTGAGAATATGATATTTAATGCCGACGACAGTTGTTTCTATGTGTTAGGCGACTGGGAGGGAGGCCGTCTTATCAAGTTGTCGTTAAAAGACAAGAAAGCTTCTGTTATGGGAGATGCCATTCCGGGAATTATGTCGAGTCTGCATCTGTATAGGAATTTGTTTTATTCTCTGGCAAAATCCAAGCTCTATGCTGTTTATGACAAGAAACCTCAAAACAGCATTAAAACTATCGCAATCTATTCAATGAAATATCCTCCTTTAACAAAAGAAGATACCGTACAGCCTCCGGTAGAAGTTCACCACTATGGTTACCGCATAGCCGGCGGAGTACTTTTGCTCCTTTTTGCAGGCGGAATGGTTTGGATTCTCCGGTTTCGGAAAAGAAAAGAGAGTACCGCGCTATCTCCGGTTCTCTCCGAAGAAGCAAAACCGGCACAAACGGAGGGCGGTGAAACGGAAAAGAAATTTGTCGAAGCGGAAAAGGAACCGGGTCATCCTGAAACGCAGGGAAGCTGTATTTGCCTGTTAGGCGGTTTTTGCGTAAAGAATAGGAATGGCGAAAATATAACATCTACTTTCAGCCCCATACTCCGTAGTTTATTATTGATACTCATCTTACATTCTAACAGTGAGAAAAAAGGCATCATCAGTTCGCGACTCGACGAAACGTTGTGGGGTGACAAAGATGAAAACTCTGCCCGGAACAACCGGAACGTTTCTATCCGGAAGTTGCGCCTCATCCTGGAAAATATAGGAGACGTTTCCATTACCACTAACAACAATTATTGGAAGATATCTTTTGGCAAGAGTGTCTTTTGTGATTACAAGGAAGTAATGTCTTATCTTCATCATCCTTCTTTGCTAGAAGATAAAAAAGAATTCTCCCGTTTTCTTGACCTCTCTTGCCGGGGTGCATTGTTGCCTAACATCCAGTTAGAATGGATGGACTCTTTCAAATCGGAATTATCATCCGGTCTTATCGATATATTATTGAAGTTTGCCGAAGAAGAACTATACAAAAGTAAACCGGAATTAATATTGAAGATCGCGGATGCGATATTTGCAAACGATTCATTGAATGAAGAAGCGCTTCGGCTGAAATGCACCGTGCTTTTTAATAGCGGAAAAGTAGGGATTGCTAAAAATACCTATGATAGTTTCTGCCGGGAATACCAAGCCTTGCTGGATGTACCCTATCAAAAATCGTTTAATAATACAATTGAAGAGAATGCCGTTTAAAATCCGGATAGCTACAGAGCTCCTTCACAAACTCTGTTATCCTGAGTACCTATCTTTTGAAAAGAAAAACAAATCGATAATGACAAAAGGTTGAAAGGCTTTCTTCACCTACTCCTGTCATGGCGGGCAACGATCCGCCATCTCCCATCGGCACAAGCCTGTTTTAGCGATCGAAATTCCGGGGCAAACTCGGAATGACAGGGGTGGTTAATGGTATAAAAACCCCATTATCCCCACTTAATTATACCAATTAAGCAGAGTGTTAAGTTTGGATTTCCTTACCTGTTAAGTGTGCTCTTTTTACTTTGCAGGCAATTGAAATTACTTTATATAAATTACTTCGTATGAAAAACAGAATCGTTATCAGTATGTTTCTACTCTTTTTATCCACGTTGGCGTTAAAAGCCGGCAAACTGGTTATATCAGGAGGAGAAAATTATCCGCTTATCCATTCCGGCGTAGGCAAGAAGCAGTTACATATAACTGTAAGC
The genomic region above belongs to Parabacteroides pacaensis and contains:
- a CDS encoding EFR1 family ferrodoxin (N-terminal region resembles flavodoxins. C-terminal ferrodoxin region binds two 4Fe-4S clusters.), whose protein sequence is MIFYFTGTGNSLWVAKKLGEELHETLVSIAEAMIKKEFVYTPEAEEKLLFVFPIHSWGLPLLVRQFMKHLEIQGYAGQFVYAVCTCGDDCGITNKVLGRLLHFKGLPLHAVFSIQMPNNYILLPGFDVDKKEVEQKKLKNAEEYIHEICEMLMGKRIMKPHYIPGKFAVLKTRLVYPLFARFFVGKTSFYATEACISCGLCAKICPTRTISFRENKPAWGRSCVQCLACIHRCPAKAIEWGTETRRKGRYHHPGLK